The stretch of DNA TCTGCCTGCCGGTGGCACCCGAGGACCGGTCCGTGGTGCTCCGCCCGCTGGCCCTGCATCGACTGAGAGTGACCTGAATGGCCGCCGAACTCGCCTGCCCGTACTGCTACGAGACCTTCACCGTCCGCCGGATCATGTTCCGGTGCAGCAGCCAGACCGGCCCCACCGGCAAGCGCTGCCGCCGCGAGCGCGACCCCGTCCTGGTCCAGCGCCGGGGCATCAGGGGCGAGCTCGGCCCGGTCTTCGCCGACGACGGACGCAAGCAGCTCACCCCGCACGCGGGGGCCTGCGAGGCCGTCACCACCTTCCGGGTCTGCCCGGTCTGCCACTCCACCCTGCCCGCGCAGTTCGGCCTGCTCGGCAACCGGCTGATCGCCATGGTCGGGGCCAAGGCCTCCGGCAAGACGGTCTACATGACCGTGCTGCTGCACGAGTTGATGAACAGGGTGGGCGCGCTCGGCGGCTTCGCGCTGATGGCGGCCGACGACGAGACGATGAACCGGTTCGACACCCACTACCAGGACCCGCTCTACCAGGGCGGGGCGATGTTCCAGGCCACCCCTCCCGCGCTGGTCAACGACAACCGGGTGGACCCGATGGTCTTCCGGTTCGGCCTGACCCGGCGGGGGCTGCTCGGCGACCGGCCGGAGCACACCCTGCTCTCCTTCTTCGACACCGCCGGCGAGGACTTCAACTCGCAGGAGAAGATCCAGGTCAACACCCGCTACCTGGCCAACTCCGACGGCATCATCCTGATCCTGGACCCGCTCCAGCTGCCCGGCGCCCGCCAACTGGCCCGTCCGGGCGCCGCGTTGCCGGAGACCGAGGGTCAGGACTCGCCGATCAACGTGCTCTCCCGGGTGACCAGCATGCTGCTGCCGCACCGGGCGGCCGGCCCGCGCGGGGGCCGGCTGCGCCCGGGGGCCGCCCGGGTGGGACGGATCAGCACCCCGATCGCGGTGGTCTTCGCCAAGCTGGACGCCTTCTGGGACGGGCTCGCCCCGGGCAGCCCGCTGCTGACCCAGCCGCCCGCCGACGGGCGCTTCCACACGGCCGACAGCCTGGACGTGCACGAGGAGGTCCGGCACCTGCTGCGCGAGTGGCGCGGCGGCCAGCTCGACCAGATCCTGGAGACCAACTACCGGCACTACCGCTACTTCGGGATGTCGGCGCTCGGCAACAGCCCCACCACCGACGGCCGGGTGGCCCCCACCGGCATCCAGCCCTACCGGGTGACCGACCCCCTGCTCTGGCTGCTGAGCGAGTTCGGCTCGGTGGCAACGACCAAGCGGCAGGCCTGAGATGGCCTTCCAACAGCTGTACTACACCTCCTGCGAACACGGCCTGAGCGGCTTCGCCGGCTACCAGTTCAACGCCGTCAGCCCGGAGACCTCCGCCGAGACCATGCGGCTGGTCGAGGCGCTCACCGCGTACGAGCCGCCCCGCTCACTGCTCGGCGCCCAGACGCCCGAGGAGCTGGCCCGCTGCCCGGTCAACCTGGTGCACGTCCCGGGCAGCCCGGCGCTCTCGGCGCAGGTCCGGTACGTGGGCCGGGACTCCTCCCGGCGGGTCGGCAACTACTTCGCGCACGCGCTCGGCAGCCCGGACTTCGCCCGGGACGCCGGCGGCCTGCTGGGCATCGAGCTCTGGGGCTCGGCCGCCTGGTCGAGCACCCCCGCCACCGGCACCCGACTGCCCGAGCTCGGGGCCGTCCCGGCCGGTCCGCTCTCCCCGTCGGTCGTCGGCCTGTTCCTCCGCCAGCACCCGCACGCCGAGCTGCTGGGCGCCCTGCTGGCCGCCACCCTGGACGCGCTGGCGCACGAGCGGACGGTGCTACTGGTGGAGCGGGACTCGGCCAGCGTGGCGCACTGGGTGGCCGCCGTCTGCTACCTGCTGCCGCCGCCGCTGGCCCGGCGGCTCTCCTTCGCCACCTACCAGCACCGGCCCGAGCGCGCCCGGCTGCACCTGGTCGGCACCGTGCCGGAGATCCGGCTCGACCTGGGCGCGGAGCACCAGGACGCCTTCCACCTGCTGGACTTCGTCCAGGGCCGGGTGCCTCCGTTGCCCGACCACCCACTGGTCGGGCTGCTCACCCGGATCGGTCTGCGGGCCGCCTCGGCCTTCTGGGCCCGCACCGGCGTGCACCTGCGGGGCGACGAGCAGACGGCGCAGGACTGGCACGGCCCGGCGGCGGCCACCGCCGCCGCGGCCGCCATCCGGCTGACCGAGGCGGACGTGGCGGCGGTGACCGACTGGCTGCGGCAGAGCCCCGGGCCACCGTCCGGGGCGGTCACCACCGTGCTGCAGGACCTGTACCGGCACCAGCGGCTCACCCGCCCGCAGCTGACCGAACTGATCCCGCTGGCCCGGGCCCACGGGCAGACGGAGCTGGCCGCCCTGATGACCGGCCAGGTGGTGGAGCACGACCTGCTGGCGATCCGGGACGACACCGCCCGGCACCCGGCCCCCGTCCGGATCACCGACCCCGAGGAGCGGGTGCGGACCACCGCCCGCTGGCTGGCCACCTTCGAGACCGCCCACGGGGCCGCCGCGCTGCGCCTGCTGGCCTGGGCCGCCGGAGCCGGTCTTGAGCCCTCCGAGCGGCAACTCGCCCCGCACAGCACCCGGATCGCCGAGCAGCTGCTCGCCACGGCGGTCACCGACAGCAGCCTCACCGCCCTGGCGGCCGAGCTGACCGCCGCCGCACAGCGCTGGCCGGGCTTCCGGGCCGGGGTGGTGGAGGCCGTGCTCCGCCTCGAGGGCGACCGCCCCGGCCAGTTCCGGGCGGTACTCGCCGAGCTGCCGGCCGGCCTGATCGACGCCGATGACCTGACGGGCCGTCCGGAGCTCCTGGAGGACTTCCTGGCCGTCCAGGTCGAGCGCCACCGGACCACCGCCCACGGCGCCCTGGTGCGGATCCTGGAGGCGAACGGCACCGGCGTGCTCGACGGCCGGCTGCTGCGCGTCCTGTGGCCGCACGGGCCGGGCCGCTGGACGCTCACCGAGGCGCGCCTCCTGCTGCCCGAGCTGCTGCCGGCGAAGCTGCCCGGCCTGCACTGGACCGACGGCGCCCTCGGCTGGCTCGCCGCCACCGTCTGCCAGGAGATCCCGGACAAGTACCAGTGGGAGGAGTACACCCGCGTGGCCTCGCTGCTGCGCAGGCTGCCGACGGCCGACCGGCTCCCCGCGGACGCCCGGAGCTGCCTCGCCCGCACCCTGGAACTGGCCGAGCTGGTCCAGAACGCGGTCGACGCCGATTCGCTCGCCCTGCTGCTGGACGACCCGCCGCCCGAACACTGGCACTCCGCCCGGTCGGTGCTGAACGCCCAGCTGCCGCGCCTGCTGATCGAACGCCCGGTCCGGGACCCGGCGGCGACCGGTCCTCGGCTGAGCAAGCTGGAGGAGCCGACGGCCCTCGCCTACCTCGACCGGCTCGACCGGGAGGCCAAGCGGGTCGGCCGCCACCACCCCGCCAACCGGTACCTGATCGAACACCTGGTGACCCTCACCCGCACCCGGCTGCCCAAGCGCGAGCTGCTCGCCGGCATCGCGGAGCACTGGCCCGAGGCCGACCTGGACCGCCTGCGGCGCGCGCTGGAGCCGGTGGACCCGGCCTGGGCCGAACGGATCGCGTACCTGCTCGCCCAACGCCCGGTGCCGCTGCGCCGCCGCGTCGCGGGCCGGCTGAAGCTGCGGCGCGGCGGCGCCGAGAAGACCGAGGAGTGAATCCGTGGGAGAACTCGCCGGCGAGGCCCTGCTGTTCCTCGGCTACCTCGCCCTGCTCACCCTCTTCGTCCTGTTCGTCGCCCCGGTGCTCGCCCTCGGGCAGGCGCTGCGGTTCGCCGGCACCCTGCTGCCCGCGTACGCCCGGCTGGTGCACTCGGTGCTGCGCCGGCTCGACCCGCAGTACCAGACCAGGCCGCTGCCCCTCCCCGAAGAGGAGGACCAACCCGCCCACCGGAACTACTGGTTCGGCCCCGCGCAGCGGGATCTGCGGCTGATCGGCGAGCAC from Kitasatospora sp. MMS16-BH015 encodes:
- a CDS encoding GTPase-associated protein 1-related protein — encoded protein: MAFQQLYYTSCEHGLSGFAGYQFNAVSPETSAETMRLVEALTAYEPPRSLLGAQTPEELARCPVNLVHVPGSPALSAQVRYVGRDSSRRVGNYFAHALGSPDFARDAGGLLGIELWGSAAWSSTPATGTRLPELGAVPAGPLSPSVVGLFLRQHPHAELLGALLAATLDALAHERTVLLVERDSASVAHWVAAVCYLLPPPLARRLSFATYQHRPERARLHLVGTVPEIRLDLGAEHQDAFHLLDFVQGRVPPLPDHPLVGLLTRIGLRAASAFWARTGVHLRGDEQTAQDWHGPAAATAAAAAIRLTEADVAAVTDWLRQSPGPPSGAVTTVLQDLYRHQRLTRPQLTELIPLARAHGQTELAALMTGQVVEHDLLAIRDDTARHPAPVRITDPEERVRTTARWLATFETAHGAAALRLLAWAAGAGLEPSERQLAPHSTRIAEQLLATAVTDSSLTALAAELTAAAQRWPGFRAGVVEAVLRLEGDRPGQFRAVLAELPAGLIDADDLTGRPELLEDFLAVQVERHRTTAHGALVRILEANGTGVLDGRLLRVLWPHGPGRWTLTEARLLLPELLPAKLPGLHWTDGALGWLAATVCQEIPDKYQWEEYTRVASLLRRLPTADRLPADARSCLARTLELAELVQNAVDADSLALLLDDPPPEHWHSARSVLNAQLPRLLIERPVRDPAATGPRLSKLEEPTALAYLDRLDREAKRVGRHHPANRYLIEHLVTLTRTRLPKRELLAGIAEHWPEADLDRLRRALEPVDPAWAERIAYLLAQRPVPLRRRVAGRLKLRRGGAEKTEE